The following is a genomic window from Patescibacteria group bacterium.
TGTTGATCGAAAAAAATGTCAAAATTGTTTGCAATGCGTCCAATATTGTCCAGAAAATTGCATTAAGGCAAAAGATGACAAACTAGATTATATTGATTTGAATTACTGCAAAGGTTGTGGAATCTGTGCGCATGAATGTCCAAACAAATCGATAATCATGAAGTAGGAGTTAAATTTCCGAATATCATAATATCCGAATATTTTTTTTAATCAAAGCACGATATTCGGATATTGAGATATTAAGATATTAAAAATCTAAACATGAATAATAAATTTAAAGCCATTACTGGTTCTCAATCAGCAGTTGAATCAATGCGCCAGATAAATCCTGACGTTGTTTCAATTTATCCAATTTGCCCGCAGACATTCATTATTGAATTTTTTTCGCAATTAGTTGCTGATGGCAAAGTTGATACTAAAGTTATTACTGCTGAATCAGAACATTCTGTTATGTCAGCTTGTGTTGGAGCATCTGCATCAGGTGCCAGAGTCATCACTTCGACAGCATCATTAGGTTTGGCCTTGATGTGGGAAGTATTAGGTGTTGCTTCAGGATTGCGCTTGCCAATTGTTATGCATCTTGTAATGCGTGCTTTGTCAGCTCCAATTAATATCCATAGCGATCATTCAGATGCTATGGGAGCAAGAGAACAAGGTTGGATTCAATTATTTTGCGGCAATAATCAAGAAGTTTATGATTTTTCAATCATTGCCCAAAGATTAGGAGAAAAATTATTTTTGCCAATAATGGTTTGCCAAGATGGTTTTACAACTTCGCATAGTGTTGAAAAAACATTTGTTTTAGAAGATAATGATGTTAAAAATTTTGTTGGCGAATTCAAACCAGATCGTCCGCTTTTGGATATTAAAAATCCAACAACTTACGGTCCATTGTCATTGCCAAACACTTTTACAGAAATAAAAAAACAGCAATTTGATGTCTACAATAATGTTGGCCAAGAATTTTTAAATATTAGTTCAGAATTATCAAAATTAACAAATCGAAATTATAATTTAATTGAAGAATATAAAACAGAAGATGCTGATACAATTATAATCATTTTAGCTTCAACAGCTTCAACTTCAAAAGTTGTTATTGATGAATTAAGAGCCAAAGGACAAAAAGTTGGTTTAATTAGACCAATATTATTCCGTCCGTTTCCATATCAAGAAATTTCCAAAGCTTTAGCTAATGCAAAAAAAGTCGCAGTTTTAGATCGATCAATTGCATTTGGCGCTATGCCTCCATTATATTCTGATGTTATGCTGTCTCTAAGTTCTTTAGAATCAAAACCACAAGTTGCATCATATATTTACGGTTTAGGCGGTCATGATACGGTTTTGGCTGATATTAGAAAGGTTTTTCAAGACTTAGAAAAAGGAGAATTTATAGGTAAGGCAAAATTTTTGCACTAAACATTGTTTAATTGCTCAATTGTTAAATTGCTAACAATTTAACAAATAAAAATTTTGGAATGCAAAATTTTTATCAATGTAACAATTTTGTAATAATGTTAAATACTAATAATCCGTTAATCATTGCACACAGAGGAGCTTCTTCGTATGCTTTTGAAAATACCTTAGATTCATTCAGGAAAGCATGTACTTTTGGCGCGGATATGATTGAACTAGATATCAGAGTTACAAAAGACAATGAATTAATTGTCTTTCATGATTCAGCAATTGATCGCATGACCGATGGTTCTGGTTTAGTCCAATATTTTACTCTTGCTGATTTAAAAAAAATTAAAATTCATGGAGAAGCAATTCCAACTTTGGAAGAGGTTATAAAAGTAACTTTAGGAAAAACAAATTATAACTTTGAAGTAAAAAATATTCCTTTAGCAAGCATCGATAAATTAATCGCGCTTTTGGATAAATATAATCTTCGCTATAAAGTAATAATTTCTTCATTTAATAGAAAAATTATTTTAAGAATAATAGAAATTGACCGCCAAATAAAAATTGCTTTATTGTGTTGGCAACTCAGAAAAAATAATCTCAAATTTATCCAGAAAAATGATCTGAATTATGTGCATCCATATTATGGATTTTTAACTAGAAAAAAAATCAAGCAAGTCCATAATTTAGGCATTAAAATTAATACCTGGACTGTCAATTGGTCACTAGATTTGAAATGGGTAATGGAATTAGGTGTTGATGGCGTGATTACGAATCGACCTGATTTAGCAAAAGCAGTCTTAGGCAAAATGAACAGACAAAAAACAACGCTCCATAGTTAAAAAGTTCCTAAAGTTATAAAGTTTATAAAGTAAATGAAAATTAAAAAATTTGAAGAAATTATTTCTTGGCAGAAAGCCGGAACTTTAAGTCTAAATATATATAAACTTTTTAAGCATTCAAGAGATTTCAGTTTTAGAGATCAGATTCAAAGAGCCTCGATATCAATGATGAATAATATTGCTGAAGGATTTGAAAGAAAAACTAATAAAGAATTTAAAAATTTTCTTTATATCGCTAAAGGCTCTTGCGCTGAAGTCAGATCAATGTTATATATTGCTTTCAAACTAGAATACATAAATCAAAAACAGTTTAATGAAAATTATAAATTATGTTTAGAAATATCAAAAACAATTTCAGGTCTAATCAAGACTTTATGAACTTTATAACTTTAAAAACTTTATAACTATATGATAACCCTTAAAGAATTAGTAAAAAAACCAAATTATTTAGAATCCGGTCACGGCACTTGTCGCGGTTGTACTGCTATTCCTCAAATCGTTAGAACAATTCTCAAAGCATCAGACAAGCCAGTCATCGTTGCTAATGCTACAGGTTGCATGGAAGTCACAACAACAATCTATCCGACAACTTCTTGGAAAGTTCCTTGGATTCATTCTACTTTTGAGGCAGTTGGCGCATTGGTCTCTGGTGTTGAAACTGCTCACAGAGCTTTAGCCAATAAAACAATTCAAGATGCAAATGGCAAAGAAATAAAAATTGAGGATTGCAATTTTGTCGCTTTTGCTGGAGACGGAGGTTCATATGATATCGGTTTGCAAGCTTTATCTGGTATGTTAGAAAGAGGCCATAATTGTCTTTTTGTTTGTTATGATAATGAAGCTTATATGAACACTGGAATTCAAAGATCTGGAGCTACTCCTTTTGGCGCTGAAACTTCAACAACACCAGACGGAAAAAAACATCATGGCAAAGAAGAAAAAAGAAAAAATTTAACAAAAATTGCTATTGCTCATGATATTCCATATGTTGCCCAATCATCTGTTTCTCATTGGCAAGATTTATACGAAAAAGCGCATAAAGCTTTCGAAATAAAAGGTCCAAAATTTATGAATGTCATTGCTCCTTGCACAGTTGGCTGGAAATTTAATGAAAATTTAGGCATTGAAATTTCTCGTCTTGCAGTTGAAACAAATTTTTGGCCTCTTTACGAAGTTGAAAATGGAAAATACAAAATTAATTACAAACCAGAAAAAAGAAAATCAATTGAAGAATTTTTAAAACCGCAAAAACGTTTCGCACACTTGTTCGAAGCAGGCAATCGTAATCTAATTGTTAAAATACAGAAAGATGTTGATCAGGAGTGGGAAAAGCTGGTAAAAAACACCAAAACACTCTAACACTCCAACACTTTTTTAAAAACACTAAAACATTAAATTTTTGTGTGTTCAAGTGTTCGAGTGTTTAAGTGTTCATCTCAACGTCATGACAAAATTCCAAGAAAAACTGAAATTAAAAATGGATGAGTATGTGCATTTCGTTTATCTTGTAACAAAAAAGTTTCCAAGAGATGAATTATATGGAGTTACATCACAAATTCGTCGAGCTAGCCTTTCTGTAATACTCAACTATCTCGAAGGCTATGCTAGAAGAAGACCGGCTGTTCAGTTGAATTTTTTTGAAACCTCATATGGTTCATTGAAAGAATCAAAATATTTGTTGCATTTTTCGATGAAAGAAAAATATTTATCAATAGAGGATTATAAGCATGCTATCAAATTAGCAGAAGAAATTGGTGCAATGCTTTGGTCTGAAATAAAATCATTAGACAATAAGACGCAAAAACACCCTAAAACTTTAACAAAGAAACACTCGAATACTAAAACACTCAAATAGGTCACTACATATGTATTTTTTTTCGAGTGTTTAAGTGTTCTAGTGTTTCAGTGTTTAATAACACATCCATGCAAAACAAAACAAAAAATTTAGAAAAGCAGAATAAGCAACATAATACTACGCTAATCATCAGCCTCAGTATTTTTGTTGGGCTTTTGATTTTCATTTTAATTATTTCAAGTGCTTCATTCTTATTTATAAAATATTTTAACAATCAAAAATCAAAATCATTTTCTAATGCCAAAAAATGGCAATTGGCTTTAGATGGCTTAGAAGAAGAACCAATAGTTACAGTTCCAACCGAAGATCAAGATGAAAGAAAGCAAAATACTGGAACGATCGGTCAAACTATTTCAAACGAAATTTTAGATTTGCAAATTAATTCAAATAAAAAAATAAATCTAAAATCTAGCCAGCCAGCAAAAGATAATGATTTTTATAAAATAGATTTTTCTCTAAAAAATAATACTGCTGATGATCAAAAAATATCAATTTTATATTTTAGCTCCGAAGATCCAGATGATGGCGAATTTTCTTTAGTCATTCCAAGTCAAAATGATAATCAGTCAGTATTTGAAGAAGAAATCTCGCTTTCTCCTGGCCAAAAGAAGAGTGGCAGTCTAATTTTCGAAGTCAATAAAAATGTCCCCAACATTGATTTTATTTATGATGATAATACAAATACAAAAATCTTAATAAAATTAGAAAAATAG
Proteins encoded in this region:
- a CDS encoding thiamine pyrophosphate-dependent enzyme; the protein is MITLKELVKKPNYLESGHGTCRGCTAIPQIVRTILKASDKPVIVANATGCMEVTTTIYPTTSWKVPWIHSTFEAVGALVSGVETAHRALANKTIQDANGKEIKIEDCNFVAFAGDGGSYDIGLQALSGMLERGHNCLFVCYDNEAYMNTGIQRSGATPFGAETSTTPDGKKHHGKEEKRKNLTKIAIAHDIPYVAQSSVSHWQDLYEKAHKAFEIKGPKFMNVIAPCTVGWKFNENLGIEISRLAVETNFWPLYEVENGKYKINYKPEKRKSIEEFLKPQKRFAHLFEAGNRNLIVKIQKDVDQEWEKLVKNTKTL
- a CDS encoding 4Fe-4S binding protein, with amino-acid sequence MSDLHIGAKIIEPGSSISNKTGSWKLQIPIVDRKKCQNCLQCVQYCPENCIKAKDDKLDYIDLNYCKGCGICAHECPNKSIIMK
- a CDS encoding four helix bundle protein gives rise to the protein MKIKKFEEIISWQKAGTLSLNIYKLFKHSRDFSFRDQIQRASISMMNNIAEGFERKTNKEFKNFLYIAKGSCAEVRSMLYIAFKLEYINQKQFNENYKLCLEISKTISGLIKTL
- a CDS encoding four helix bundle protein, which produces MTKFQEKLKLKMDEYVHFVYLVTKKFPRDELYGVTSQIRRASLSVILNYLEGYARRRPAVQLNFFETSYGSLKESKYLLHFSMKEKYLSIEDYKHAIKLAEEIGAMLWSEIKSLDNKTQKHPKTLTKKHSNTKTLK
- a CDS encoding glycerophosphodiester phosphodiesterase family protein, coding for MQNFYQCNNFVIMLNTNNPLIIAHRGASSYAFENTLDSFRKACTFGADMIELDIRVTKDNELIVFHDSAIDRMTDGSGLVQYFTLADLKKIKIHGEAIPTLEEVIKVTLGKTNYNFEVKNIPLASIDKLIALLDKYNLRYKVIISSFNRKIILRIIEIDRQIKIALLCWQLRKNNLKFIQKNDLNYVHPYYGFLTRKKIKQVHNLGIKINTWTVNWSLDLKWVMELGVDGVITNRPDLAKAVLGKMNRQKTTLHS
- a CDS encoding DUF4352 domain-containing protein; the protein is MQNKTKNLEKQNKQHNTTLIISLSIFVGLLIFILIISSASFLFIKYFNNQKSKSFSNAKKWQLALDGLEEEPIVTVPTEDQDERKQNTGTIGQTISNEILDLQINSNKKINLKSSQPAKDNDFYKIDFSLKNNTADDQKISILYFSSEDPDDGEFSLVIPSQNDNQSVFEEEISLSPGQKKSGSLIFEVNKNVPNIDFIYDDNTNTKILIKLEK
- the porA gene encoding pyruvate ferredoxin oxidoreductase → MNNKFKAITGSQSAVESMRQINPDVVSIYPICPQTFIIEFFSQLVADGKVDTKVITAESEHSVMSACVGASASGARVITSTASLGLALMWEVLGVASGLRLPIVMHLVMRALSAPINIHSDHSDAMGAREQGWIQLFCGNNQEVYDFSIIAQRLGEKLFLPIMVCQDGFTTSHSVEKTFVLEDNDVKNFVGEFKPDRPLLDIKNPTTYGPLSLPNTFTEIKKQQFDVYNNVGQEFLNISSELSKLTNRNYNLIEEYKTEDADTIIIILASTASTSKVVIDELRAKGQKVGLIRPILFRPFPYQEISKALANAKKVAVLDRSIAFGAMPPLYSDVMLSLSSLESKPQVASYIYGLGGHDTVLADIRKVFQDLEKGEFIGKAKFLH